A window of Pelagicoccus enzymogenes genomic DNA:
CAACATGAGCACCGAATCGAAAGTAGAACTGAAAGGCGAAGAGCTGCTAACCCTTTGCTGCCAAACTTTGGCCAACGCCAAGGCAGAAAACATCGTAGCCCTCGACGTACGCGAGACTTCCTCGATCACGAACTATCTGGTGCTCGCTTCCGGCTTGGCCGAACCTCACCTCAAGGCCCTTCGCCGCGAGCTCGACAAGGCCCTCAAGGACCACAAGGTCAAGATCCTCGGCGTCGACGAGGGCGATTTCAGCGGCTGGGCAGTCGTGGATGCCTTCGATATCATGGTTCACCTTTTTTCGGAAGAAACCCGCGAGACCTACAAGCTGGAAGCGCTCTGGAAGGACGCGATTCCTGTCGACGTCGAAAAGCTCCTCGAGGGCAAATAAGCGGAGCCCAAGCTCCCACAGGGGAAGTTCCTCTCGCTAAGGACGCCAGAAAGAAGCGCCCCCTCTTACGACTTAGAAGGCGTAACCAAGCGAACTGATGAATCGACGGTCTTCGCGACGGTCTTCGGCCAGCGAGTTGTCAAAACCCAGCTCGTAACGCAAGGAGAGCTTTACCGACTTCGATACAGCAGAGGTGACCGCAGTGGAAAAATTGATTTCGTAGCCATCGGTATCCTCGAGGGGCATGGCGAAGTTGAAGTCCTGGCGAACGCGAATCTTTTCCGACATGCGGTAATCCCAATCTTGGAACACGCTCACGAGATAGTCCACTTCCGCTTCCTTCTCCGGAAACGTACGCCACCGTCCGCTTGCCCCCAATCCTGCAGAAAGGGTGGAGTCCTTCTGGTCGAGAAAACGGGTACCCAAGCCAATCTTCTGCTCTAGGTTGGAGTCGATCAGCTTGATTTCGTCACTGTAGTAGTCCGATTCGGACTCGTAGAACACGCCTGGGCCGATATCTTTCCGCCAACGATAGTTGGAACTCAGGCGATCGCGAGTCTTGGAACCGTTTGCCTCACCGTAAGCGTATTCAGCCTTTATCTTGATCCGGCTCGACTCGAACTTCCTGTCCATGTCCAAGCGGTAGTTCTGCGTCGACTGGTCCTTACGCCCCGAACTGGAATTCAAGCCGATCTGCAGGCTCTTGTCCCACTCGGGCAAGATCCCGAGGTCGCCCTCGAGGTTGCCCAAGGCTGCGAAAAACCGGTCCACCACGCTCCGCTTCTGTTCAGGCTCCTCTTCCTCTTCGCTGGCAGCGGCGACTGCCTTCGGAGGAGCAGGGACGTCCTTTACCACTCGAGGCTTTTCAGGAACCGGAGCGATCTTGGTTTCCGCGATCGCCTCTTCCGCCTGCTCCTCAGCCTCCTCCTCGGCTTTTCCCTTTCCCACCACTTCGGCCA
This region includes:
- the rsfS gene encoding ribosome silencing factor; translation: MSTESKVELKGEELLTLCCQTLANAKAENIVALDVRETSSITNYLVLASGLAEPHLKALRRELDKALKDHKVKILGVDEGDFSGWAVVDAFDIMVHLFSEETRETYKLEALWKDAIPVDVEKLLEGK
- a CDS encoding DUF481 domain-containing protein, which produces MSKFFLTVFLSLLAAALSRADSREVQVVLDNGDSLSGNLLSESDEEIRLSVDYLGEISLPRSRVAEVVGKGKAEEEAEEQAEEAIAETKIAPVPEKPRVVKDVPAPPKAVAAASEEEEEPEQKRSVVDRFFAALGNLEGDLGILPEWDKSLQIGLNSSSGRKDQSTQNYRLDMDRKFESSRIKIKAEYAYGEANGSKTRDRLSSNYRWRKDIGPGVFYESESDYYSDEIKLIDSNLEQKIGLGTRFLDQKDSTLSAGLGASGRWRTFPEKEAEVDYLVSVFQDWDYRMSEKIRVRQDFNFAMPLEDTDGYEINFSTAVTSAVSKSVKLSLRYELGFDNSLAEDRREDRRFISSLGYAF